The proteins below are encoded in one region of Microvirga ossetica:
- a CDS encoding Bug family tripartite tricarboxylate transporter substrate binding protein encodes MSKSLGQQFVVESKPGASGNIATQSLIGAPADGHTIYLAQIVLATNPFTMDVGYDPQKDLTMVTQITSIPVVMLTHPRSGLKTVQDVVAAAKAKNGELKFGGVYGTSSHLAPELLARDQNFKFKLVPYRGGALAVQALMSGEVDVVFDLMSATLKGLLDSGTLHGVAMMQDTPVKGFEKIPTASSAGVTPAGFFRSWMGICVKAGTPQPIVDKLHAATLAALDKPDLRKKLEDLGNEVETSASPAEFQKYYLEEITRFGDLIKVIGYKPQ; translated from the coding sequence TTGTCGAAGAGCCTCGGTCAGCAGTTTGTTGTTGAGAGTAAGCCGGGCGCCAGTGGCAACATCGCGACACAAAGCCTGATCGGCGCCCCAGCCGACGGGCACACCATCTATCTCGCGCAGATCGTGCTGGCGACCAACCCCTTCACGATGGATGTGGGCTACGATCCGCAAAAGGATCTGACGATGGTCACTCAGATCACCAGCATTCCCGTCGTCATGCTGACCCACCCGAGATCGGGCCTCAAAACAGTGCAAGACGTCGTTGCGGCAGCGAAAGCCAAGAATGGTGAGTTGAAGTTTGGTGGTGTATACGGGACCTCGTCCCATCTCGCGCCTGAGCTTCTGGCGCGGGATCAGAACTTCAAGTTCAAGCTGGTGCCCTATCGCGGCGGCGCACTCGCCGTACAGGCGCTGATGTCCGGGGAAGTCGATGTGGTCTTTGACCTGATGTCGGCCACGCTAAAGGGATTGCTTGACAGCGGGACCTTGCATGGCGTGGCCATGATGCAGGACACGCCCGTAAAGGGTTTTGAGAAGATCCCGACAGCAAGTTCTGCCGGGGTTACGCCGGCCGGCTTTTTCCGGAGCTGGATGGGCATCTGTGTCAAGGCCGGGACGCCGCAGCCGATTGTCGACAAGCTGCATGCTGCAACTTTGGCAGCCCTCGACAAGCCGGATCTGCGCAAGAAACTCGAGGATCTCGGCAATGAGGTCGAGACAAGCGCCAGTCCGGCTGAGTTCCAGAAATACTATCTCGAAGAGATCACACGGTTCGGCGATCTTATCAAGGTGATCGGCTACAAGCCGCAATAA
- a CDS encoding GntR family transcriptional regulator codes for MSSNFSAPTYARLREQIRSDVVSGIWKLGQHMTLAELCAHYGVSANPVREALHQLQGEGVVEMRLNRGAVVRQVDAAFVKNVYDVRGAIEGMLAAEAARRATKDDIVRITGFVEAYEQAVATGDIDRIVQANRALHRAITRIADNPLALEIFDGRSSLIDALRRTLGNRPGRLEEIIVEHREILDAIASGDAERAFKSAQQHTAHARDHMLDNIKEAAGTTA; via the coding sequence ATGTCCAGCAACTTTTCCGCCCCAACCTATGCCAGGCTGCGCGAGCAGATTCGATCCGATGTCGTCTCAGGCATCTGGAAGCTCGGCCAACACATGACGTTGGCCGAACTCTGTGCCCATTACGGCGTCAGCGCCAATCCGGTGCGCGAGGCGCTGCACCAACTCCAGGGAGAGGGTGTCGTCGAGATGCGCCTGAACCGAGGCGCCGTGGTGCGCCAGGTCGACGCCGCTTTCGTGAAGAATGTTTATGACGTCCGTGGCGCAATCGAAGGCATGCTTGCTGCCGAGGCAGCACGACGGGCGACCAAGGACGACATCGTGCGCATCACAGGTTTCGTCGAGGCTTATGAGCAAGCGGTCGCGACCGGGGACATCGATCGGATCGTCCAGGCCAATCGCGCGCTCCATCGGGCCATTACCCGCATCGCCGACAACCCGCTGGCGCTCGAGATCTTCGACGGGCGGTCGAGCCTGATCGATGCGCTGCGGCGCACTTTGGGCAATCGCCCGGGGCGGCTGGAGGAAATCATCGTCGAGCACCGCGAAATTCTGGACGCCATTGCGAGCGGCGATGCGGAGCGTGCCTTCAAGTCTGCGCAGCAGCACACGGCTCATGCGCGGGACCACATGCTTGACAACATCAAGGAAGCGGCTGGGACAACAGCCTGA
- a CDS encoding SMP-30/gluconolactonase/LRE family protein, translated as MKIWAVEAEVGEGPFWDEVTGSLFWIDVRKPSLHQYSGEGVKLCSWVLPEPVGAFALLEDRAKALVALASGLALLDLPSGQVKNLVDPEPGQHHNRLNEGKVSPCGRHFVFGSMDDRDAKEATGALYCLSADRSIKVLATGLVVANGIAWSLDGGTLYFSDSRASTIWVSDWDSTTGTIANRRIFASPTAEQGRPDGAAMDEEGHYWSAGVSAGRLNRFAPDGNITETIDLPVQAPTMPAFGPAGSGLMFVTSHRRIEEPTAMDGSIVVLNVGQRGLPQRRFQLQR; from the coding sequence GTGAAAATCTGGGCTGTCGAAGCCGAAGTGGGTGAAGGCCCCTTCTGGGACGAGGTGACTGGGAGCCTGTTCTGGATCGATGTCCGCAAGCCTAGCCTTCACCAGTATAGTGGGGAGGGCGTAAAGCTCTGTTCTTGGGTCCTCCCTGAGCCGGTCGGAGCCTTTGCGCTGCTGGAGGATCGCGCGAAGGCACTGGTGGCGCTCGCCTCGGGCTTGGCTCTACTCGATCTCCCTTCAGGGCAAGTCAAGAACTTAGTCGATCCGGAGCCGGGTCAGCATCACAACCGGCTCAACGAGGGCAAAGTCTCACCGTGTGGGCGGCATTTTGTTTTTGGTTCCATGGACGATCGCGATGCCAAGGAGGCGACGGGGGCGTTGTACTGCTTATCGGCTGACCGCTCGATCAAGGTCCTGGCGACGGGTCTAGTGGTTGCGAATGGTATAGCTTGGAGCCTGGATGGCGGCACGCTCTACTTCTCCGACAGCCGCGCTTCCACCATTTGGGTTTCAGACTGGGATTCCACCACCGGCACCATCGCCAACCGCCGCATCTTCGCCTCCCCAACGGCGGAGCAGGGACGGCCCGATGGCGCAGCGATGGACGAGGAGGGGCATTACTGGTCGGCCGGCGTTTCGGCCGGTCGCCTCAACCGGTTCGCGCCGGATGGAAACATCACCGAGACCATCGACCTGCCCGTTCAGGCTCCGACCATGCCCGCCTTCGGCCCAGCCGGAAGTGGGCTGATGTTCGTGACTTCCCATCGCCGCATTGAAGAACCGACAGCAATGGATGGATCGATCGTCGTCCTGAATGTCGGACAAAGGGGCCTGCCGCAACGGCGATTCCAGCTTCAACGCTAG
- a CDS encoding ribonuclease activity regulator RraA, with product MHDISPDLRHTFSLCSSATLSTLLVKRGLRNTAVRGVRPLQPGLPPMVGPAFTLRYIPAREDIDAYGSGGDPVNLQRQAIEIAPEGHVFVVDCRNDPHVAGIGSILARRLHGRGLKGIVLDGGVRDTSGIAKFDIPVYCAGAAVPPNYVGHHAADINIPISCGGVAVYPGDIIFGDSEAVIVVPHHMAEEVAAEGAAMERRERFLITEIESGRSIVGIYPPNTETLARYEEWSEANP from the coding sequence ATGCACGATATCAGTCCTGATCTTCGCCACACCTTCTCGCTATGCTCTTCGGCGACGCTGAGCACGCTTCTGGTTAAGCGAGGGTTGCGTAACACCGCGGTTCGGGGCGTTCGGCCGCTCCAGCCGGGCCTTCCGCCTATGGTCGGTCCTGCGTTCACGCTGCGCTACATACCGGCGCGCGAGGATATCGACGCTTATGGCTCCGGCGGCGATCCAGTTAATCTCCAGCGCCAAGCGATTGAGATCGCGCCGGAGGGTCATGTCTTCGTCGTCGATTGCCGCAATGACCCACATGTTGCTGGCATCGGCTCCATCCTGGCGCGGCGGCTGCACGGTCGCGGACTAAAGGGTATTGTTCTCGATGGCGGGGTGCGCGACACCAGTGGCATCGCCAAATTCGATATCCCGGTCTATTGTGCCGGCGCGGCGGTGCCTCCCAATTATGTCGGTCATCATGCCGCTGATATCAACATTCCGATTTCCTGTGGTGGTGTCGCGGTCTATCCCGGCGACATTATTTTTGGCGACAGTGAGGCGGTCATCGTCGTGCCACACCACATGGCCGAGGAGGTTGCTGCCGAGGGTGCGGCCATGGAGCGGCGTGAGCGCTTCCTCATTACCGAGATCGAATCGGGACGCTCCATTGTTGGCATCTATCCGCCCAATACCGAGACGCTGGCGCGCTACGAGGAATGGTCAGAGGCCAATCCATGA
- the uxaC gene encoding glucuronate isomerase produces MSPHRAGERMTLMLSHSDRLFPADPEIRALARDLHASVRDAPLICPHGHTDPRWFADDAAFSDATSVFVTSDPYVLRLLHGHGVPLERLGVARQDDASIPAADARQGWACFAAHYHLFQGTPSRLWLDAVFAEIFDLEDELTSATADTFFERIGEALAKPEFRPRALFERFDISVLATTDSACDSLEHHTAIRRSGWAGRVVPTFRPDTALDPEHLDFRTELASLASMTGENTTSLSGYLRALQERRRAFAALGATASDHGHPTAATADLSAAEFSRLFDQALHGTLPPSGAELFRAQMLTEMARMSLDDGLVMQLHAGARRGYNTELVKRYGSARGETVPQRVDFVGGLKPLLDRFGHEPNFRIVLFTLDESVYARELAPLAGVFPSVWLGSPWWFHDSPEGMLRFRHEASETAGFYKYAGFVDDTRAFFSIPARHDVARRMDAAFLAHLVTLHRLTRNAAFDLMQQFASTLPQTAYRLNAR; encoded by the coding sequence ATGAGCCCGCATCGCGCCGGGGAAAGAATGACACTTATGCTCTCTCATTCAGACCGACTCTTTCCCGCAGACCCGGAAATCCGGGCGCTCGCACGTGATCTGCACGCGTCTGTGCGCGACGCACCGTTGATCTGCCCGCACGGCCACACCGATCCGCGCTGGTTTGCAGACGACGCTGCCTTTAGTGACGCGACCAGCGTATTCGTGACTTCGGATCCTTACGTTCTGCGCCTTCTCCATGGTCATGGAGTACCCCTGGAACGGCTGGGTGTGGCGCGGCAGGATGATGCATCCATTCCCGCCGCAGATGCGCGCCAGGGCTGGGCCTGCTTCGCCGCGCATTACCACCTCTTCCAGGGTACGCCCTCGCGGCTCTGGCTTGATGCGGTCTTCGCCGAGATCTTTGACCTCGAAGACGAGCTGACGTCCGCCACAGCGGACACCTTCTTCGAGCGGATCGGCGAAGCGCTCGCAAAACCGGAATTTCGTCCGCGCGCGTTGTTCGAGCGCTTCGACATCAGCGTGCTCGCCACCACCGATTCAGCCTGCGATTCGCTGGAGCACCATACTGCCATCAGGCGATCAGGCTGGGCCGGGCGCGTCGTGCCGACATTCCGACCAGATACGGCGCTTGACCCCGAGCATCTTGACTTCCGCACGGAACTCGCCAGCCTCGCGAGTATGACTGGCGAGAACACCACGAGCCTCTCGGGCTATCTACGCGCTCTGCAGGAGCGTCGGAGGGCCTTCGCTGCCCTCGGAGCGACGGCGAGCGATCACGGCCACCCCACCGCTGCAACAGCCGATCTATCCGCTGCGGAGTTCTCCCGCCTGTTTGACCAGGCACTGCATGGCACGCTGCCGCCGAGCGGGGCGGAGCTTTTTCGTGCACAGATGCTCACTGAAATGGCACGCATGAGCCTTGATGACGGATTGGTAATGCAACTCCATGCTGGCGCGCGCCGAGGTTACAATACGGAACTGGTCAAGCGTTATGGCAGCGCGCGCGGCGAAACGGTTCCCCAGCGCGTGGATTTCGTCGGCGGTCTGAAGCCGCTGCTCGACCGCTTTGGCCACGAGCCTAATTTTAGGATCGTTCTATTTACCCTTGATGAAAGCGTCTATGCTCGGGAGCTTGCACCGCTCGCCGGCGTGTTTCCCTCCGTGTGGCTCGGATCACCGTGGTGGTTTCACGATAGCCCAGAGGGCATGCTGCGTTTCCGCCACGAAGCCAGCGAGACCGCCGGCTTTTACAAGTATGCCGGGTTCGTCGACGACACGCGCGCGTTCTTCTCCATCCCAGCCCGGCATGATGTTGCACGCAGGATGGATGCCGCGTTTCTCGCCCATCTGGTCACGCTGCACCGTCTCACAAGAAACGCTGCCTTTGACCTGATGCAGCAGTTCGCTTCGACACTGCCACAGACAGCCTACCGCTTGAATGCCAGGTGA
- a CDS encoding aldehyde dehydrogenase family protein: MTKNYIAGEWLTATEASANVNPSNTNDVVGEYARASAAEAERAIAAAYDAFPAWSRSSIQQRHDILKAVGDEILARKEELGRLLSREEGKTLPEGIGEVTRAGQIFLFFSGECLRMAGEKVPSVRPFIDVEITREPVGVVGLITPWNFPIAIPAWKIAPALAYGNTVVFKPADLVPGSAHALSEIIIRAGVPAGVFNLVMGRGSVVGEAMLKSPKVSAISFTGSVPTGRKVAQTAVTADPMKKVQLEMGGKNPMVVLDDADLKVAVECAVNSAFFSTGQRCTASSRLIVTEGIHDKFVAAMQERMQGLVIDDALKAGTHIGPVVDQSQLDQDLKYIQIGQEEGAKLVAGGELLKREAPGFYLAPALFTEVSNEMRVAREEIFGPVATVTLAKDYDDALELANDTPFGLSSGICTTSLKHASHFKRNAEAGMVMVNLPTAGVDYHVPFGGRKGSSYGPREQGRYAQEFYTTVKTAYTFDGNGPYVPKTKGSE, encoded by the coding sequence ATGACGAAGAATTATATTGCGGGCGAGTGGCTCACCGCGACGGAAGCATCGGCGAACGTCAATCCGTCCAACACCAACGACGTTGTCGGCGAATATGCCCGCGCCTCCGCCGCGGAAGCCGAGCGCGCCATTGCCGCCGCCTACGACGCCTTCCCGGCCTGGTCGCGCTCCTCGATCCAGCAGCGCCATGACATTCTCAAGGCCGTGGGCGACGAGATCCTCGCCCGCAAGGAGGAACTCGGCCGCCTGCTGTCGCGCGAGGAAGGCAAGACCCTGCCCGAGGGCATCGGCGAGGTCACCCGCGCCGGCCAGATCTTCCTGTTCTTCTCCGGCGAATGCCTGCGCATGGCCGGCGAGAAGGTGCCCTCCGTACGGCCCTTCATCGACGTGGAGATCACCCGCGAGCCGGTCGGCGTCGTCGGCCTGATCACGCCGTGGAACTTCCCGATCGCCATTCCGGCCTGGAAGATCGCTCCGGCGCTCGCCTATGGCAACACTGTGGTGTTCAAGCCCGCCGATCTGGTGCCGGGCTCGGCCCACGCACTGTCCGAGATCATCATCCGCGCCGGTGTGCCGGCGGGCGTGTTCAACCTCGTCATGGGCCGCGGCTCCGTGGTCGGCGAGGCGATGCTGAAGAGCCCGAAGGTGTCCGCCATCTCCTTCACCGGCTCTGTGCCGACGGGCCGCAAGGTCGCCCAGACTGCCGTCACGGCCGACCCGATGAAGAAGGTCCAGCTCGAAATGGGCGGCAAGAACCCGATGGTGGTGCTCGATGATGCCGACCTGAAGGTGGCGGTGGAATGCGCCGTCAACAGCGCCTTCTTCTCGACCGGGCAGCGCTGCACGGCCTCCTCGCGCCTGATCGTCACCGAGGGCATTCACGACAAGTTCGTGGCGGCCATGCAGGAGCGGATGCAGGGCCTGGTCATCGACGATGCCTTGAAGGCCGGCACGCATATCGGCCCGGTCGTCGACCAGAGCCAGCTCGACCAGGACTTGAAGTACATCCAGATCGGTCAGGAGGAGGGCGCCAAGCTCGTCGCCGGCGGCGAGTTGCTGAAGCGCGAAGCGCCCGGCTTCTATCTGGCGCCGGCCCTGTTCACCGAGGTGAGCAACGAGATGCGCGTGGCCCGCGAGGAGATTTTTGGGCCGGTGGCGACGGTCACGCTGGCGAAGGATTACGATGATGCGCTGGAGCTTGCCAACGACACGCCGTTCGGCCTGTCCTCCGGCATCTGCACCACAAGCCTGAAACATGCCTCGCATTTCAAGCGCAATGCGGAGGCCGGGATGGTGATGGTGAACCTGCCCACCGCAGGCGTGGATTATCACGTGCCGTTCGGCGGCCGGAAGGGCTCGAGCTACGGTCCGCGCGAGCAGGGCCGCTACGCGCAGGAGTTCTACACCACGGTGAAGACCGCCTACACCTTCGACGGCAACGGGCCTTACGTGCCGAAGACCAAAGGAAGCGAGTAG
- a CDS encoding ribonuclease activity regulator RraA — MTALYKRGLRNQWIQDVHRINRDAGPMVGEAFTLRYMPAREDLNQLTVFRDREHPQRKAVETCPEGAVLVMDSRKDPRAASAGSILISRLMVRGVAGVVTDGGFRDTPEIENLRIPAYHNRPSAPTNLTLHQAIDINVPIGCGDAPVFPGDVIVGDAEGVVVIPAHLADEIADETVEMTAFEDFVAEEVLKGRSILGLYPATDEQTNIDFAAWRRANGR, encoded by the coding sequence ATGACAGCGCTGTACAAGCGGGGTCTGCGCAACCAGTGGATCCAGGACGTCCACCGCATCAACCGTGATGCCGGGCCGATGGTCGGAGAAGCCTTCACCCTGCGCTACATGCCGGCCCGCGAAGACTTGAACCAGCTCACCGTCTTCCGAGACCGCGAGCATCCACAGCGCAAGGCGGTTGAGACTTGCCCTGAGGGAGCAGTCCTCGTCATGGATAGCCGCAAGGATCCCCGGGCTGCCTCGGCGGGCTCGATCCTGATCTCCCGTCTCATGGTCCGCGGTGTCGCCGGCGTTGTCACCGATGGTGGCTTCCGCGACACGCCCGAGATTGAGAATCTCCGCATTCCAGCCTATCACAACCGCCCCTCGGCGCCGACCAACCTCACTCTACACCAAGCCATCGACATTAATGTGCCGATCGGCTGCGGCGATGCTCCGGTGTTTCCGGGTGATGTGATCGTCGGTGATGCCGAGGGCGTCGTGGTGATCCCCGCGCATCTGGCGGACGAAATCGCGGATGAGACAGTCGAGATGACCGCGTTCGAGGACTTCGTTGCCGAGGAGGTCCTGAAGGGACGTTCCATCCTCGGCTTGTATCCGGCCACCGACGAGCAAACCAACATCGACTTTGCAGCCTGGCGCAGGGCCAACGGCCGCTAG
- a CDS encoding ABC transporter ATP-binding protein has translation MASVTIQDIKKAFGSVPILHGVSIDIQDGEFVILVGPSGCGKSTLLRMVAGLENITGGEIRIGPRVVNNVPPKERDIAMVFQNYALYPHMTVADNMAFSLRLKGTAKEEIATKVKRAAEILNLTPLLARYPRQLSGGQRQRVAMGRAIVRDPQVFLFDEPLSNLDAKLRVSMRAEIKALHQRLKTTTVYVTHDQIEAMTMADKIVVMHDGVIEQVGAPLELYDRPANLFVAGFIGSPAMNLLDGYIEGTDFAFGDHKLPLGPKPSALPGRPVIYGIRPEHIQIAQDGAPAEIIVIEPTGAETQVVAKLGSTQITCVFRERLQLRPGEIIHVKPDPAHVHLFDKITERRLA, from the coding sequence ATGGCTTCCGTGACGATCCAAGACATCAAGAAGGCCTTCGGCAGCGTCCCCATTCTCCACGGTGTTTCGATCGACATCCAGGATGGCGAGTTTGTGATCCTGGTCGGGCCGTCAGGCTGTGGCAAGTCGACCCTGCTGCGGATGGTGGCTGGCCTGGAGAACATCACCGGCGGCGAGATCCGCATCGGGCCGCGGGTGGTCAACAACGTCCCACCCAAGGAGCGGGACATCGCCATGGTGTTCCAGAACTACGCGCTCTACCCGCACATGACGGTCGCCGACAATATGGCCTTCTCGCTCAGGCTCAAAGGCACAGCCAAGGAGGAGATCGCCACCAAGGTCAAGCGGGCGGCTGAGATCCTCAACCTGACCCCGCTCCTCGCCCGGTATCCGCGCCAGCTCTCCGGCGGCCAGCGCCAGCGCGTCGCCATGGGCCGCGCCATCGTGCGTGATCCGCAGGTCTTCCTGTTCGACGAGCCGCTGTCCAACCTCGATGCCAAGCTGCGGGTGTCGATGCGGGCCGAGATCAAGGCGCTGCACCAGCGGCTCAAGACCACGACTGTCTATGTCACCCACGATCAGATCGAAGCCATGACCATGGCCGACAAGATCGTGGTGATGCATGATGGCGTCATCGAGCAGGTCGGAGCGCCGCTCGAGCTCTACGACCGCCCGGCCAACCTGTTCGTGGCCGGCTTCATCGGCTCGCCGGCCATGAACTTGCTCGATGGCTACATCGAGGGCACGGACTTTGCGTTTGGCGACCATAAACTGCCGCTAGGCCCTAAACCGTCAGCCTTGCCCGGCCGTCCGGTGATTTACGGCATCCGGCCTGAGCATATTCAAATTGCACAGGATGGCGCTCCCGCGGAAATCATCGTCATCGAGCCCACGGGCGCCGAGACGCAGGTTGTCGCGAAGCTCGGGTCGACGCAAATCACCTGCGTTTTCCGCGAGCGCCTTCAGCTGCGGCCGGGCGAGATCATCCACGTGAAACCGGACCCTGCGCACGTCCACCTTTTCGACAAGATAACGGAACGTCGACTCGCTTGA
- a CDS encoding mandelate racemase/muconate lactonizing enzyme family protein produces MKIREIQTFLMQAGPPLESGWAAAGKGGMSTAQSRQWLFVKVVTDEGITGVGECSGWPRVVETAIKDLTPLLLGQDPTHIQRLWNRMKVAMMGHGMTGTVGYGAMAGIEMALWDIKGKALETPVWNLLGGKVRDRIRAYAHASRPEYARDLVQRGYTAIKTTGVSGIVDKVGALRDAVGQSVDLIVDLHGPPWLAAADAVATGRELEQFKLLFLEDPVAPEDLRGFRRIRDAVQLPLAAGERHGGLWGVRNLLVDGLVDVIQPDTGRSGGIGQMMRMAHLAETFFAFLAPHSGSLGPVAEYAAVHVLAAIPNTLILERFGDDWEGRQRVVTPMLDIRDGYVIVPDRPGLGVDIVEGEIVKHPPSGNVSIPGSPTQQAYEAGTFDEHTYFQARWRRPSLSGHID; encoded by the coding sequence TTGAAAATTCGGGAAATTCAGACATTCTTGATGCAGGCAGGGCCACCGCTCGAGAGCGGCTGGGCAGCCGCAGGCAAAGGCGGCATGAGCACGGCACAGAGCCGGCAATGGCTCTTCGTCAAGGTCGTGACTGACGAGGGCATCACAGGGGTCGGCGAATGCAGCGGATGGCCGCGCGTCGTCGAGACAGCCATCAAAGACCTCACGCCGCTGCTCCTCGGTCAGGATCCGACCCATATCCAACGCCTTTGGAACCGGATGAAGGTCGCAATGATGGGACATGGCATGACCGGCACGGTCGGCTATGGGGCCATGGCCGGGATCGAGATGGCCTTGTGGGATATCAAGGGCAAGGCTCTCGAAACACCGGTCTGGAATCTCCTTGGCGGGAAAGTGCGAGACCGCATCCGAGCCTATGCTCATGCGAGCCGTCCGGAGTACGCCCGCGACCTCGTTCAGCGGGGTTACACCGCCATTAAAACGACGGGCGTGTCTGGCATCGTCGATAAGGTCGGAGCCTTGCGCGATGCGGTCGGCCAGAGCGTCGACCTGATCGTTGATCTCCATGGCCCACCTTGGTTGGCTGCCGCCGACGCCGTTGCAACCGGAAGAGAACTCGAGCAGTTCAAGCTGCTGTTCCTTGAAGACCCAGTCGCTCCGGAAGATCTTCGCGGGTTCCGCCGTATCAGAGACGCTGTTCAGCTTCCTCTCGCGGCGGGAGAGCGCCATGGGGGCCTCTGGGGCGTCCGAAACCTTCTGGTTGATGGGCTCGTTGACGTTATCCAACCTGACACGGGACGGTCTGGCGGGATCGGCCAGATGATGCGCATGGCGCATCTCGCTGAAACCTTCTTCGCGTTCCTTGCACCGCACTCAGGCTCGTTGGGTCCAGTGGCCGAGTATGCCGCTGTGCATGTGCTCGCAGCGATCCCTAACACCCTCATTCTCGAGCGGTTCGGAGACGACTGGGAGGGGCGGCAGAGAGTCGTCACGCCAATGCTCGACATACGAGACGGTTATGTCATCGTGCCAGACAGGCCGGGTCTTGGGGTCGACATTGTGGAGGGTGAGATCGTGAAGCATCCCCCGAGCGGCAACGTGAGCATTCCGGGCTCACCAACCCAGCAGGCTTATGAGGCTGGGACCTTCGACGAGCATACCTACTTCCAGGCACGGTGGCGCAGACCCTCCTTGTCCGGACACATCGATTGA
- a CDS encoding carbohydrate ABC transporter permease — MQAIRLSTFALYAVFILAAGIFLFPLFSVVSLSMKTADEVFAWPPALLPESLNFATYRYVLQETLVGRMLWNSAQMTFFSVIGAIVISAPAAYAFSRFQFRMHKPLLLLLLVYQMISTLVVAIPLYRYFESLNLLDSHLGVILVYITVEIPFTIWLLKGFFDSIPQSIDEAATLDGANRFQILTRILLPLAKPGLAAAVIFNAIAAWSQFIVPYLLLSKPEILPISIGILNFAPGQSEGEVTIPYLAAASILALLPAVLVLVVLQRFIVQALTGGAVKG, encoded by the coding sequence ATGCAAGCTATTCGCCTGTCCACCTTTGCCTTGTATGCCGTGTTCATCCTCGCGGCGGGGATCTTCCTCTTCCCGCTCTTCTCGGTTGTGTCGCTGTCGATGAAGACGGCTGACGAGGTGTTTGCATGGCCGCCAGCGCTCCTCCCCGAGAGCCTTAACTTCGCCACCTACCGGTACGTGCTTCAGGAGACCCTTGTCGGGCGAATGCTATGGAACTCGGCGCAGATGACGTTCTTCTCGGTTATCGGTGCCATCGTCATCTCGGCCCCCGCGGCTTATGCCTTCTCGCGGTTCCAATTTCGCATGCACAAGCCGCTGTTGCTGCTGCTGCTGGTCTACCAGATGATCTCAACCCTGGTTGTGGCCATCCCGCTCTACCGCTACTTTGAAAGCTTGAACCTTCTGGACAGTCATCTCGGCGTCATCCTCGTTTATATCACGGTCGAGATCCCGTTCACAATCTGGCTGCTCAAGGGGTTCTTTGACTCGATCCCACAATCGATCGATGAGGCGGCAACGCTTGATGGCGCGAACCGCTTCCAGATTCTCACGCGGATTCTGCTGCCGCTCGCAAAGCCGGGTCTCGCGGCTGCCGTCATCTTCAATGCCATCGCAGCCTGGTCACAGTTCATCGTGCCATATCTGCTCCTGAGCAAGCCCGAAATCCTGCCGATTTCCATCGGAATTCTGAACTTCGCACCCGGCCAGAGTGAAGGCGAGGTCACCATTCCCTATCTCGCCGCCGCGTCCATCCTGGCTTTGCTGCCAGCGGTTCTCGTTCTGGTCGTGCTGCAGCGCTTCATCGTGCAAGCGCTGACGGGAGGAGCGGTCAAGGGGTGA